CGCCCTGGACCTGCGCGTGCCCGATCTGCATTTCTATCGCCCCGCCGACGGCCACGGCCTGGCGCACGATCCCTTCAAGGCCATCGTCGCGCCGCGGCCGATCGGCTGGATCGGCTCGGTCTCGCCCGAAGGCGTGCGCAACCTGGCGCCCTACAGCTTCTTCAACGCCTTCGGCGACACGCCGCCGCTCATCGGCTTCAGCAGCTCGGGCTGGAAGGACAGCGTGCGCAACATCCAGGCCACCGGGGTGTTCACCTGGAACCTGGCCACCGCCGCACAGGCCACGCAGATGAACCAGAGCTCGGCGCCCTTCCCGGCCGAGGTCGACGAGTTCGAACGCAGCGGCCTGGAGGCCCTGCCCGGACGCGTGGTCGATGCGCCGTTCGTGGCCGGCACGCCGGCCGCCTTCGAGTGCCGGCTGACCCAGCTGATCCAGCTCAATGACGCACAGGGCCGCGCGCTGCCGCAGTGGCTGGTGCTGGGCGAGGTGGTCGGCGTGCACATCGACCGGCGCTTCCTGGTCGATGGCGTGTACGACACCGCCGCGGCCGCGCCGATCCTGCGTGCCGGTGGACCGGGCGCGTATGTGCGGGTCGGCCCGGAGGCCATGTTCGACATGCGCCGTCCGACCAAGGCATGAGCGCACGCGAGTCGCTGCTGCTGTTGCCCGGCCTGCTCAACGATGCCGAGCTGTGGCATGCGCAGCTGGAGGCGCTGTCCGACCTGGTCGACTGCCAGGTCGGCGACCTGACCCAGGGCGAGCACCTGCACGCGGTGGCGCAGCAGGTGCTGGCGGCCGCGCCGCCGACGTTCGCGCTGGCCGGCTTCTCGCTGGGCGGCTACGTGGCGCAGGAGATCCTGCGCATCGCCCCGCGGCGGGTCACACGGCTGGCGCTGCTGGACACGTCCTACCTGCCCGACACGCCGGCCCGCGCCGAGCAGCGGCGCGCGCAGCAGGACGCGGTCCGGCGCGGTGCCTTCCATGGCTTCGGCGAGGCGCTGATGCGGGCCTACACCGATCCCTCGCACCACGGCGATGCCGCGCTGCTGGCGCGCATCCGCGGCATGACCCAGCGCCTGGGCGCCGAGGTCTTCCTGCGCCAGAGCGCCTTCGCGCGCGTGGACGGCAGCGCGGTGTTGCGCGCCTTCGATCGGCCGGCGCTGGTGCTGGTCGGCGAACACGACGCGATCACCCCGCCGGCCGTGCACGAACAGATGGCCGCCCTGCTGCCCGACGCCACGCTGGTGCGGGTGGCGCAGTGCGGGCACCTGAGCCCGCTGGAGCAGCCCGACGCGGTCAGCCGCGCCCTGCGCGACTGGCTGTTGCGCTAGCGGCGACGCGGGCGACACACGCCCGCCAAACCGGCTGCCTATGCTCCGCGCACGCCACGCGTGAGCCGATGCCGATGTCGATGCCGTCCTTCCTGCGCCCCTGCAGCGGGCTGCTGTTGCTGCTCCTGGCCGGCCTCGCCCAGGCCGAGGTCTATCGCCTGGACGCCCCGCCCGAACGCGCGCCCGGCGACGCCGAACCGCGCAGCCGTCCGCTGGGCGAGCTGGCGCTGAACAACGGCGTGCGCCTGCCGGCGATGCTGCTCATCGCGGCCGATCCGATGGAAGACAGCGGCTGGAGCACCGCGGACGCGCCGCCGCTGACCCTGGACGCCACGCTGGCCCCCGCCCTGGCCGCCCGGCTCACCGCCTGGGCCACCCCGCGTGGCTGGCTGCTGGTGCCACGCGGCTGGCAACCGGCGCGCGGCGCGCTGGGCGTGGACGGCTCGGCTGCGATCGCCTTCCTCGCCCAGGACGGTCAGGGCGAGGTCTCGCTGTACGACGCCGGTGCCTGCGTGGGCTGTGCGATCAGCGCGGCGAGCGCCTTCTTCGCCCAGGCCCGCGAACAGGGGCGCAAGGAGGACTTCTCCGTCTACGAAGGCGCCGGCCCGGACCTGAAGACCACCACGCTGGGCCCGCACACATTGGGCTACCACAGCCAGGCCGGCGCCCTGTCGGTGGATGGGCTGGCCTGGTTCGACGGCCAAGCCGACCTGCCCTACCACGACCTGCGCGTGCGCCTGCCATCGGATCAGCATGCCCTGGCCCGCGCCATCCTCGACTGGCGCCTGCCGGAGAGGGACGCGCGCTGAGCGCGGAACGCTGGGCGCGGGCGGTGGCGAGCGGTGGCGAGCGGCCCAGTAGCAGGAAGGCGCAAAAAAGAACGGCCGCCTCGCGGCAGCCGTTCAGTGGGCCAATGACGCGCCTCAGCCCTTGATGCACAACACCTGGCGCAGCGTGTGGACCACCTCCACCAGGTCGGCCTGCGCCGCCATCACCGCATCGATGTCCTTGTAGGCGGCCGGCGACTCGTCGATCACGCCCTGGTCCTTGCGGCATTCGACGTGCGCGGTGGCCTGGCGGTGCTCGGCCAGGGTGATGCTGGCGCGCGCCTGGGTGCGACTCATCACGCGGCCGGCCCCATGGCTGCAGCTGTGGAAGCTCTCGGCATTGCCGCGGCCACGCACGATATAGCTGCGCGTGCCCATGCTGCCCGGGATGATGCCCAGCTCGCCCGCCCTGGCGCTGACCGCGCCCTTGCGGGTCACCAGCAGCTCCTGCCCTGCGTGCGTCTCCTTCTGCACGTAGTTGTGGTGGCAGTTCACCGCCTGCGCCTGCAGCTGGAACTTCGGCAGGCGGTGGCGCATCTCGGCCAGCACCCGCGCCATCATCGCCTCGCGGTTCTCGCGGGCGTAGTCCTGTGCCCACGACACCGCCTCCACGTAGTCGTCGAACAGCGGCTCGCCTTCCATGAAGAAGGCCAGGTCCTTGTCCGGCACGTGATAGCCGAGCACACGGTGCGCCAGCTGCTCGCGCGCACGTTCGATGAAGTACGTGCCGATGAGGTTGCCGGTGCCGCGCGAGCCGCTGTGCAGCATCACCCACACCGCGCCCGTCTCGTCCAGACATAGCTCGATGAAGTGGTTGCCGCCGCCCAGCGTGCCCAGCTGGCCGTCCAGCTTGTCGGTCCGGATCCCGCGGTGCCTGGCCTTGATCGCGTCCAGGCGCACGGCCAGCCCCGACTGCGCCACGCGCGTGCCGATGCTGTCGGGCAGACGGTGGTGTTCGCCGCCGCGCCCGTTGCCGACCGGCACGCTGCGCTCGATGCTGTTGCGCAGCTGGGCCAGGCTGTCGGGCAGATCCTCGGCCCGCAGCGTCGTGCGCACCGCGGCCATGCCGCAGCCGATGTCCACGCCGACCGCGGCCGGGATGATCGCGCCGCGGGTCGGGATGACCGAGCCGACCGTGGCCCCCTTGCCCAGGTGTACGTCCGGCATCACCGCCACCCATGGCCCGACGAAGGGCATGGCGGCGATGTTGCGCAGCTGCGCATGGGCCTGTTGCTCCAGCGGCACGCCGCGCACCCAGCCCTTGATCGGCGTGGCGCTGCCATCGGCGTGCAGCAATTCGAATGTACTCATCTGTTTCACCTTGATCCTTGGTTGAACCCGCACGCGCCGCGTCCTTGCGGCGCGTGCGGGGTGTTGCTACTTCAGCGTGACCAGCTGCTTGAGCACGCCATCCAGGCCGCCGAACACGGTCAGGCGATCGATCTTCTCGGTGACCTTCTCCAGCGCCTCCAGCTCCTTCAGGCGCATCAGCACCGGGCTCTCCTCCACCAGCCTGGCGGTATTGAGCAGCGAACGCGTCGCGTTGGCTTCCTCACGACGACGGATGACATTGGCCTGGGCCTGCTTGTCGGCCTGCACCACCGCGTTGAGGATCTGCCGCATCTCGCCGGGCAGGATCACGTCCTTGATGCCCACGCCCAGCACCTCCACGCCGAACGCGTCGAGCTTGCCGCGCACGGCGGCGAAGATCTCCGCATCCAGTCCAGTCTTGTCGCCCAGCAGTTCGTCCAGGGTCCTGGAGGACACCGCCTTGCGCAGGCCGTACTGCAGCTCGCGATACAGCTGGTCGACGTACTTGGCCACCCTGGTGCGCGCGGCGACCGGGTCGGTCACGCGCACGCTGGCGGCCAGGTTGACGCGCAGCGAGACCTTGTCGCGGGTCAGCAGCTCCTGGCCCTGCACCTCGACCGCCTGCACGCGCAGGTCGATCAGGTCCACGACCACGTTCTTCTGGAAGTTCCAGAAGGCCGTGCTGCCCGGCGCCAGCGTGCGCGCCAGCTTGCCGTCGATGAACACCAGGCCGGCGAACTCCGCCGGCACGTCGGCCACCACCGCCTGCCTGGACAGCGCGCCGAGCTGACGCAGGCGCCGCATGACCTCGGCCGGGACTTCCAGGCCGGCGGCCAGCGGCAGCGCGCGCACTTCCACGTCGACCGGGCCGCGCCAGTACAGCTTGCGCGTGCCGGGCGGCAGCACGTCTTCGAGCTTGCCGTTCTTCATGACCAGGCCGATCTCATCGGCGCCCAGGTCGGCCAGCACAAAGCTCGCGTCCAGGCGCGCGCCCAGCGCGGCGATCAGCACCTCGCTGTCCTTGCCGGCGTACTCGGCCGGCACGGTCGGATGCACGCGCACCTCGATCTTGTTGAAGGGGTCGAACAGGCGGTACACGCCCGGATCGAGCACCCGCTGGAATTGACGATCCGCGAACACCAGGCCGCGTTCGCCGTCACCGATCACGACCCGCTTGGTCCAGAACATGGCACTTTCTCCTTGTGGTCTGGTGTCGTCGATCGAAAGAGGCAAGCCCGCACGCAGATCGACGAAGACGCGCGGACGACGCCTGCGGCACCGCGCCGCAGGCAGGAGGAAAAAGGTGGAAACACCCCTGGACGTCGACCGCACGGAGCGTGAGGCGCGCGATGTGCCGGGGCCGACGGCGCCGCAGCGCGCGCACCGCGATGCATTGCGATGCGCGCGTTCCGACCTCCGTTGCCGCGACCCACGCGGGCCTCGGCCCGGTGCGAGCGCCGCTGCGCCGCGCCTGTCGCCCGGCGGTCCTTCGCCGGGGCGACCCCGCTTGCGCACGGGGTGTTTCCTGGTGGGCTTGCGCCCGGTGTCATGACGTGAAAGGTCATGTGCTCTTTCGAGCGTGGAGCGGGATTCGAACCCGCGACAAACAGGATCAAGTCCTGTCGCTCTACCCAACTGAGCTATCCAGTGGTGGGCGTCCAGGTCTCGAACCTGACCCTCCGGGTCGCCCCGGCGCTCTCTCCAGGTGAGCTACCGCCCGCATCGTCGTGGCCGCATTCCCGTGTGCTTCCGGCATACGCCACGGCAACGCCGCGCGCACCGGCCGGAATCCAAATCCGGGCCGCTGGAAACATCAGGCAATACGTCCCCGATTACCCGCGCAGATCCGCGGATAATGTGGTGCGTCCGATCGGTTAATCGGACGAGTTAATGATGGATTCCCGCCCCGCGCCACCCGCGCTGGAGCATCACCACGCGGCGCACATGCG
The window above is part of the Pseudoxanthomonas sp. X-1 genome. Proteins encoded here:
- a CDS encoding flavin reductase family protein — protein: MRVPDLHFYRPADGHGLAHDPFKAIVAPRPIGWIGSVSPEGVRNLAPYSFFNAFGDTPPLIGFSSSGWKDSVRNIQATGVFTWNLATAAQATQMNQSSAPFPAEVDEFERSGLEALPGRVVDAPFVAGTPAAFECRLTQLIQLNDAQGRALPQWLVLGEVVGVHIDRRFLVDGVYDTAAAAPILRAGGPGAYVRVGPEAMFDMRRPTKA
- a CDS encoding alpha/beta fold hydrolase; translated protein: MSARESLLLLPGLLNDAELWHAQLEALSDLVDCQVGDLTQGEHLHAVAQQVLAAAPPTFALAGFSLGGYVAQEILRIAPRRVTRLALLDTSYLPDTPARAEQRRAQQDAVRRGAFHGFGEALMRAYTDPSHHGDAALLARIRGMTQRLGAEVFLRQSAFARVDGSAVLRAFDRPALVLVGEHDAITPPAVHEQMAALLPDATLVRVAQCGHLSPLEQPDAVSRALRDWLLR
- a CDS encoding DUF4850 domain-containing protein, with the protein product MSMPSFLRPCSGLLLLLLAGLAQAEVYRLDAPPERAPGDAEPRSRPLGELALNNGVRLPAMLLIAADPMEDSGWSTADAPPLTLDATLAPALAARLTAWATPRGWLLVPRGWQPARGALGVDGSAAIAFLAQDGQGEVSLYDAGACVGCAISAASAFFAQAREQGRKEDFSVYEGAGPDLKTTTLGPHTLGYHSQAGALSVDGLAWFDGQADLPYHDLRVRLPSDQHALARAILDWRLPERDAR
- a CDS encoding RtcB family protein — its product is MSTFELLHADGSATPIKGWVRGVPLEQQAHAQLRNIAAMPFVGPWVAVMPDVHLGKGATVGSVIPTRGAIIPAAVGVDIGCGMAAVRTTLRAEDLPDSLAQLRNSIERSVPVGNGRGGEHHRLPDSIGTRVAQSGLAVRLDAIKARHRGIRTDKLDGQLGTLGGGNHFIELCLDETGAVWVMLHSGSRGTGNLIGTYFIERAREQLAHRVLGYHVPDKDLAFFMEGEPLFDDYVEAVSWAQDYARENREAMMARVLAEMRHRLPKFQLQAQAVNCHHNYVQKETHAGQELLVTRKGAVSARAGELGIIPGSMGTRSYIVRGRGNAESFHSCSHGAGRVMSRTQARASITLAEHRQATAHVECRKDQGVIDESPAAYKDIDAVMAAQADLVEVVHTLRQVLCIKG
- a CDS encoding slipin family protein, producing MFWTKRVVIGDGERGLVFADRQFQRVLDPGVYRLFDPFNKIEVRVHPTVPAEYAGKDSEVLIAALGARLDASFVLADLGADEIGLVMKNGKLEDVLPPGTRKLYWRGPVDVEVRALPLAAGLEVPAEVMRRLRQLGALSRQAVVADVPAEFAGLVFIDGKLARTLAPGSTAFWNFQKNVVVDLIDLRVQAVEVQGQELLTRDKVSLRVNLAASVRVTDPVAARTRVAKYVDQLYRELQYGLRKAVSSRTLDELLGDKTGLDAEIFAAVRGKLDAFGVEVLGVGIKDVILPGEMRQILNAVVQADKQAQANVIRRREEANATRSLLNTARLVEESPVLMRLKELEALEKVTEKIDRLTVFGGLDGVLKQLVTLK